A region of Vigna radiata var. radiata cultivar VC1973A chromosome 10, Vradiata_ver6, whole genome shotgun sequence DNA encodes the following proteins:
- the LOC106775202 gene encoding uncharacterized protein LOC106775202 — MHTPNTKLYGTCSFQLNGPQYPPLKSMPSLSPLSFFNASFSLSLSSSSHLNITTQEPSTTAAKRHKFNTTQLSQHTQTDMDKPQTLLSPNTTNCNSPEFEFWMLRNPSFPQPHLLSADELFVDGVLLPLHLLPNKPHPSPKASTFTPPIHEPDPEPGSPPDPEPSPSILTEPTTSSSASKRWRDIFRKTDKKNTENTEDKEKGKKRERKSGTSASSAELNINIWPFSRSRSAGNAGTRPKLFAGAPLTRKVNSAPCSRSNSAGESKSRKWPSSPGRAGVHVGRSSPVWQVRRKTSDPPKSRRSKVTGGGGNARVLNLNVPMCIGYRHHLSCRSDENGTVGVSGGGVITSGNSSTTTNNNNTHNSNSGGNDGGSGGNIFNLRNLFTKKCVVTSH, encoded by the coding sequence ATGCACACTCCAAACACCAAATTGTATGGCACATGCTCCTTCCAACTCAATGGACCCCAATACCCTCCCTTAAAATCTATGCCATCCCTTTcccctctttctttctttaatgcctcattctctctttctctctcttcatccTCTCATCTTAACATCACAACACAAGAACCTTCAACCACCGCTGCAAAACGCCATAAATTCAACACAACACAACTTTCTCAACACACACAGACAGACATGGACAAACCCCAAACACTTCTCTCTCCCAACACCACCAACTGCAATTCACCAGAATTCGAGTTCTGGATGCTCCGAAACCCTTCTTTCCCTCAACCTCACCTTCTCTCCGCCGATGAACTCTTCGTCGACGGCGTCCTCCTCCCCCTCCACCTCCTCCCAAACAAACCACACCCATCTCCCAAAGCCTCCACCTTTACCCCTCCGATCCACGAACCCGACCCCGAACCCGGTTCACCTCCCGACCCAGAACCTTCCCCTTCCATTTTAACCGAACCCACCACCTCCTCATCCGCCTCCAAACGCTGGAGGGACATTTTCAGAAAGACCGATAAGAAAAACACGGAAAACACCGAAGAcaaagagaaagggaaaaagagagagagaaaaagtggCACTTCAGCGAGTTCCGCGGAATTGAACATCAACATATGGCCCTTCTCCCGGAGCAGGTCCGCGGGAAATGCGGGTACCCGGCCCAAGCTCTTCGCCGGAGCTCCGTTGACCCGGAAGGTAAACAGCGCCCCTTGCTCCCGGAGCAACTCCGCCGGCGAGTCCAAGTCCAGAAAGTGGCCCAGCAGTCCTGGCCGGGCCGGGGTCCATGTAGGCCGGAGCAGCCCGGTCTGGCAGGTCCGCCGCAAAACCTCCGACCCTCCCAAATCTCGCCGAAGCAAAGTCACCGGCGGAGGAGGAAACGCGAGGGTTTTGAATCTGAACGTCCCCATGTGCATTGGCTACAGACACCACCTGAGCTGCAGAAGCGACGAGAACGGCACCGTGGGTGTTAGTGGCGGCGGCGTCATCACCAGCGGTAACAGTAGtactactactaataataataatactcaTAATAGTAACAGTGGAGGCAATGATGGAGGAAGCGGGGGTAACATTTTTAACCTGCGCAACCTCTTCACCAAAAAATGCGTAGTAACTTCTCACTAG
- the LOC106776131 gene encoding cell division control protein 48 isoform X2 — translation MERLARSARAWRWYWRSFSSFQTLTSRSSLLSTHTKSASFRFSSSDVSMSRVLPEDYSWLXVFFAGVFGSGLVGVAYADNATVDVQERAKKERERIEALIRSRGIRYGSYPSFSVAVKGQKVSVKFQIPHGCDISQLIANLTAHLGTKAEAHGGGSDMLLRAWNSPVAWQLTLSHPSEQKHIAGDNMLSKDINAEDTDLCILIFHSLVGSDKAEIEFIKQGELSPEEVDAFISVLQLAGNKLGQKSTLERKPKEETEKVPSVDKSISDLEGMGVRIYGLDEPVGRSKDAEISWDNIAGYEHQKRLIEDTILLALHSPEVYDDIARGTRHKFESNRPRAVLFEGPPGTGKTSCARVIANQAIDSFAAARDNEMHEATRRILSVLLRQIDGFEQDKKVVVIAATNRKEDLDPALISRFDSMIAFGLPDHRNRQEIASKYAKHLSKSELEEFARVTEDMSGRDIRDVCQQAERSWASKIIRGQVPKEGEKAKLPALQEYIECAESRQEALRSAAANRKLSTSSHPKILY, via the exons ATGGAGCGTTTGGCTAGGTCAGCTCGAGCATGGCGTTGGTATTGGCGTTCGTTTTCCTCTTTTCAAACCCTAACTTCTCGATCCTCACTTCTTTCTACACATACCA aATCTGCGTCTTTTCGGTTTTCCTCTTCCGATGTTTCGATGTCCAGAGTCTTGCCCGAGGATTATTCATGGCTTCNGGTCTTCTTTGCTGGTGTTTTTGGATCTGGATTGGTGGGAGTGGCTTATGCGGATAATGCTACTGTGGATGTCCAAGAAAGAGCCAAGAAGGAACGCGAGCGAATTGAGGCGTTGATTAGAAGTAGAGGAATTCGATACGGTTCTTATCCTTCATTCTCTGTTGCCGTTAAAGGCCAAAAG GTCAGTGTTAAGTTTCAAATTCCTCATGGTTGTGATATTTCACAACTTATTGCAAATCTTACTGCACATCTTGGAACGAAGGCTGAAGCCCATGGAGGTGGTTCAGACATGTTATTACGAGCTTGGAACAG CCCAGTTGCTTGGCAACTTACCCTTTCTCATCCATCAGAACAAAAACATATTGCAGGGGATAACATGTTATCGAAAGATATAAATGCAGAAGATACAGATCTATGTATACTCATATTTCATTCTCTCGTTGGCTCAGACAAGGCt GAAATTGAATTCATTAAGCAAGGGGAATTAAGTCCTGAAGAGGTTGATGCTTTCATCTCTGTTTTACAATTAGCTGGTAACAAGCTGGGACAAAAAAGCACCCTGGAAAGAAAACCAAAGGAAGAGACTGAAAAGGTGCCATCTGTAGATAAATCTATTTCTGATCTTGAGGGTATGGGAGTGAGAATTTATGGACTTGATGAACCCGTAGGTAGATCGAAAGATGCTGAGATATCATGGGACAACATTGCTGGTTATGAACATCAAAAACG attaaTAGAAGATACAATACTATTGGCATTGCATAGTCCTGAAGTATATGATGATATTGCCCGAGGGACTCGTCATAAGTTTGAGTCAAACAGACCTAGAGCTGTGCTATTTGAAGGTCCACCTG GTACCGGGAAAACGTCCTGTGCTCGTGTTATTGCCAATCAAGCG ATTGATTCTTTTGCTGCTGCACGTGACAATGAAATGCATGAAGCTACACGTAGAATATTGTCAGTCTTGTTGAGACAG ATAGATGGCTTTGAGCAGGATAAGAAAGTAGTAGTCATTGCTGCCACAAATAGAAAGGAAGACCTTGATCCTGCATTAATCAG TCGGTTTGATAGTATGATCGCTTTTGGCTTACCTGATCATCGGAATCGTCAGGAAATAGCATCCAAATATGCAAAGCACCTGTCCAAATCCGAACTAGAAGAATTTGCAAGAGTTACTGAAGA tATGTCTGGAAGAGATATTAGAGATGTTTGTCAGCAAGCAGAACGATCGTGGGCGTCAAAG ATTATTCGAGGACAAGTGCCTAAAGAGGGGGAAAAAGCGAAGCTTCCAGCTTTGCAAGAATACATAGAGTGCGCCGAGAGTCGACAGGAGGCGCTGCGTAGTGCTGCCGCAAACAGAAAGCTCTCAACCTCTTCCCACCCCAAGATACTATACTAA
- the LOC106776131 gene encoding probable 26S proteasome regulatory subunit 10B isoform X1, translating to MERLARSARAWRWYWRSFSSFQTLTSRSSLLSTHTKSASFRFSSSDVSMSRVLPEDYSWLXVFFAGVFGSGLVGVAYADNATVDVQERAKKERERIEALIRSRGIRYGSYPSFSVAVKGQKVSVKFQIPHGCDISQLIANLTAHLGTKAEAHGGGSDMLLRAWNSPVAWQLTLSHPSEQKHIAGDNMLSKDINAEDTDLCILIFHSLVGSDKAEIEFIKQGELSPEEVDAFISVLQLAGNKLGQKSTLERKPKEETEKVPSVDKSISDLEGMGVRIYGLDEPVGRSKDAEISWDNIAGYEHQKRLIEDTILLALHSPEVYDDIARGTRHKFESNRPRAVLFEGPPGTGKTSCARVIANQAGVPLLYVPLEAIMSEFYGKSERLLGKVFSLANNLQNGAIIFLDEIDSFAAARDNEMHEATRRILSVLLRQIDGFEQDKKVVVIAATNRKEDLDPALISRFDSMIAFGLPDHRNRQEIASKYAKHLSKSELEEFARVTEDMSGRDIRDVCQQAERSWASKIIRGQVPKEGEKAKLPALQEYIECAESRQEALRSAAANRKLSTSSHPKILY from the exons ATGGAGCGTTTGGCTAGGTCAGCTCGAGCATGGCGTTGGTATTGGCGTTCGTTTTCCTCTTTTCAAACCCTAACTTCTCGATCCTCACTTCTTTCTACACATACCA aATCTGCGTCTTTTCGGTTTTCCTCTTCCGATGTTTCGATGTCCAGAGTCTTGCCCGAGGATTATTCATGGCTTCNGGTCTTCTTTGCTGGTGTTTTTGGATCTGGATTGGTGGGAGTGGCTTATGCGGATAATGCTACTGTGGATGTCCAAGAAAGAGCCAAGAAGGAACGCGAGCGAATTGAGGCGTTGATTAGAAGTAGAGGAATTCGATACGGTTCTTATCCTTCATTCTCTGTTGCCGTTAAAGGCCAAAAG GTCAGTGTTAAGTTTCAAATTCCTCATGGTTGTGATATTTCACAACTTATTGCAAATCTTACTGCACATCTTGGAACGAAGGCTGAAGCCCATGGAGGTGGTTCAGACATGTTATTACGAGCTTGGAACAG CCCAGTTGCTTGGCAACTTACCCTTTCTCATCCATCAGAACAAAAACATATTGCAGGGGATAACATGTTATCGAAAGATATAAATGCAGAAGATACAGATCTATGTATACTCATATTTCATTCTCTCGTTGGCTCAGACAAGGCt GAAATTGAATTCATTAAGCAAGGGGAATTAAGTCCTGAAGAGGTTGATGCTTTCATCTCTGTTTTACAATTAGCTGGTAACAAGCTGGGACAAAAAAGCACCCTGGAAAGAAAACCAAAGGAAGAGACTGAAAAGGTGCCATCTGTAGATAAATCTATTTCTGATCTTGAGGGTATGGGAGTGAGAATTTATGGACTTGATGAACCCGTAGGTAGATCGAAAGATGCTGAGATATCATGGGACAACATTGCTGGTTATGAACATCAAAAACG attaaTAGAAGATACAATACTATTGGCATTGCATAGTCCTGAAGTATATGATGATATTGCCCGAGGGACTCGTCATAAGTTTGAGTCAAACAGACCTAGAGCTGTGCTATTTGAAGGTCCACCTG GTACCGGGAAAACGTCCTGTGCTCGTGTTATTGCCAATCAAGCG GGTGTCCCTTTACTATATGTTCCACTTGAGGCAATAATGTCTGAGTTCTATGGTAAAAGTGAACGTCTTCTAGGGAAAGTGTTTTCGCTTGCAAACAATCTTCAAAATGGTGCTATTATATTTCTGGATGAG ATTGATTCTTTTGCTGCTGCACGTGACAATGAAATGCATGAAGCTACACGTAGAATATTGTCAGTCTTGTTGAGACAG ATAGATGGCTTTGAGCAGGATAAGAAAGTAGTAGTCATTGCTGCCACAAATAGAAAGGAAGACCTTGATCCTGCATTAATCAG TCGGTTTGATAGTATGATCGCTTTTGGCTTACCTGATCATCGGAATCGTCAGGAAATAGCATCCAAATATGCAAAGCACCTGTCCAAATCCGAACTAGAAGAATTTGCAAGAGTTACTGAAGA tATGTCTGGAAGAGATATTAGAGATGTTTGTCAGCAAGCAGAACGATCGTGGGCGTCAAAG ATTATTCGAGGACAAGTGCCTAAAGAGGGGGAAAAAGCGAAGCTTCCAGCTTTGCAAGAATACATAGAGTGCGCCGAGAGTCGACAGGAGGCGCTGCGTAGTGCTGCCGCAAACAGAAAGCTCTCAACCTCTTCCCACCCCAAGATACTATACTAA
- the LOC106776131 gene encoding proteasome-associated ATPase isoform X3: protein MERLARSARAWRWYWRSFSSFQTLTSRSSLLSTHTKSASFRFSSSDVSMSRVLPEDYSWLXVFFAGVFGSGLVGVAYADNATVDVQERAKKERERIEALIRSRGIRYGSYPSFSVAVKGQKVSVKFQIPHGCDISQLIANLTAHLGTKAEAHGGGSDMLLRAWNSPVAWQLTLSHPSEQKHIAGDNMLSKDINAEDTDLCILIFHSLVGSDKAEIEFIKQGELSPEEVDAFISVLQLAGNKLGQKSTLERKPKEETEKVDRKMLRYHGTTLLVMNIKNGTGKTSCARVIANQAGVPLLYVPLEAIMSEFYGKSERLLGKVFSLANNLQNGAIIFLDEIDSFAAARDNEMHEATRRILSVLLRQIDGFEQDKKVVVIAATNRKEDLDPALISRFDSMIAFGLPDHRNRQEIASKYAKHLSKSELEEFARVTEDMSGRDIRDVCQQAERSWASKIIRGQVPKEGEKAKLPALQEYIECAESRQEALRSAAANRKLSTSSHPKILY from the exons ATGGAGCGTTTGGCTAGGTCAGCTCGAGCATGGCGTTGGTATTGGCGTTCGTTTTCCTCTTTTCAAACCCTAACTTCTCGATCCTCACTTCTTTCTACACATACCA aATCTGCGTCTTTTCGGTTTTCCTCTTCCGATGTTTCGATGTCCAGAGTCTTGCCCGAGGATTATTCATGGCTTCNGGTCTTCTTTGCTGGTGTTTTTGGATCTGGATTGGTGGGAGTGGCTTATGCGGATAATGCTACTGTGGATGTCCAAGAAAGAGCCAAGAAGGAACGCGAGCGAATTGAGGCGTTGATTAGAAGTAGAGGAATTCGATACGGTTCTTATCCTTCATTCTCTGTTGCCGTTAAAGGCCAAAAG GTCAGTGTTAAGTTTCAAATTCCTCATGGTTGTGATATTTCACAACTTATTGCAAATCTTACTGCACATCTTGGAACGAAGGCTGAAGCCCATGGAGGTGGTTCAGACATGTTATTACGAGCTTGGAACAG CCCAGTTGCTTGGCAACTTACCCTTTCTCATCCATCAGAACAAAAACATATTGCAGGGGATAACATGTTATCGAAAGATATAAATGCAGAAGATACAGATCTATGTATACTCATATTTCATTCTCTCGTTGGCTCAGACAAGGCt GAAATTGAATTCATTAAGCAAGGGGAATTAAGTCCTGAAGAGGTTGATGCTTTCATCTCTGTTTTACAATTAGCTGGTAACAAGCTGGGACAAAAAAGCACCCTGGAAAGAAAACCAAAGGAAGAGACTGAAAAG GTAGATCGAAAGATGCTGAGATATCATGGGACAACATTGCTGGTTATGAACATCAAAAACG GTACCGGGAAAACGTCCTGTGCTCGTGTTATTGCCAATCAAGCG GGTGTCCCTTTACTATATGTTCCACTTGAGGCAATAATGTCTGAGTTCTATGGTAAAAGTGAACGTCTTCTAGGGAAAGTGTTTTCGCTTGCAAACAATCTTCAAAATGGTGCTATTATATTTCTGGATGAG ATTGATTCTTTTGCTGCTGCACGTGACAATGAAATGCATGAAGCTACACGTAGAATATTGTCAGTCTTGTTGAGACAG ATAGATGGCTTTGAGCAGGATAAGAAAGTAGTAGTCATTGCTGCCACAAATAGAAAGGAAGACCTTGATCCTGCATTAATCAG TCGGTTTGATAGTATGATCGCTTTTGGCTTACCTGATCATCGGAATCGTCAGGAAATAGCATCCAAATATGCAAAGCACCTGTCCAAATCCGAACTAGAAGAATTTGCAAGAGTTACTGAAGA tATGTCTGGAAGAGATATTAGAGATGTTTGTCAGCAAGCAGAACGATCGTGGGCGTCAAAG ATTATTCGAGGACAAGTGCCTAAAGAGGGGGAAAAAGCGAAGCTTCCAGCTTTGCAAGAATACATAGAGTGCGCCGAGAGTCGACAGGAGGCGCTGCGTAGTGCTGCCGCAAACAGAAAGCTCTCAACCTCTTCCCACCCCAAGATACTATACTAA
- the LOC106776131 gene encoding uncharacterized protein LOC106776131 isoform X4, with amino-acid sequence MERLARSARAWRWYWRSFSSFQTLTSRSSLLSTHTKSASFRFSSSDVSMSRVLPEDYSWLXVFFAGVFGSGLVGVAYADNATVDVQERAKKERERIEALIRSRGIRYGSYPSFSVAVKGQKVSVKFQIPHGCDISQLIANLTAHLGTKAEAHGGGSDMLLRAWNSPVAWQLTLSHPSEQKHIAGDNMLSKDINAEDTDLCILIFHSLVGSDKAEIEFIKQGELSPEEVDAFISVLQLAGNKLGQKSTLERKPKEETEKVDRKMLRYHGTTLLVMNIKNGTGKTSCARVIANQAIDSFAAARDNEMHEATRRILSVLLRQIDGFEQDKKVVVIAATNRKEDLDPALISRFDSMIAFGLPDHRNRQEIASKYAKHLSKSELEEFARVTEDMSGRDIRDVCQQAERSWASKIIRGQVPKEGEKAKLPALQEYIECAESRQEALRSAAANRKLSTSSHPKILY; translated from the exons ATGGAGCGTTTGGCTAGGTCAGCTCGAGCATGGCGTTGGTATTGGCGTTCGTTTTCCTCTTTTCAAACCCTAACTTCTCGATCCTCACTTCTTTCTACACATACCA aATCTGCGTCTTTTCGGTTTTCCTCTTCCGATGTTTCGATGTCCAGAGTCTTGCCCGAGGATTATTCATGGCTTCNGGTCTTCTTTGCTGGTGTTTTTGGATCTGGATTGGTGGGAGTGGCTTATGCGGATAATGCTACTGTGGATGTCCAAGAAAGAGCCAAGAAGGAACGCGAGCGAATTGAGGCGTTGATTAGAAGTAGAGGAATTCGATACGGTTCTTATCCTTCATTCTCTGTTGCCGTTAAAGGCCAAAAG GTCAGTGTTAAGTTTCAAATTCCTCATGGTTGTGATATTTCACAACTTATTGCAAATCTTACTGCACATCTTGGAACGAAGGCTGAAGCCCATGGAGGTGGTTCAGACATGTTATTACGAGCTTGGAACAG CCCAGTTGCTTGGCAACTTACCCTTTCTCATCCATCAGAACAAAAACATATTGCAGGGGATAACATGTTATCGAAAGATATAAATGCAGAAGATACAGATCTATGTATACTCATATTTCATTCTCTCGTTGGCTCAGACAAGGCt GAAATTGAATTCATTAAGCAAGGGGAATTAAGTCCTGAAGAGGTTGATGCTTTCATCTCTGTTTTACAATTAGCTGGTAACAAGCTGGGACAAAAAAGCACCCTGGAAAGAAAACCAAAGGAAGAGACTGAAAAG GTAGATCGAAAGATGCTGAGATATCATGGGACAACATTGCTGGTTATGAACATCAAAAACG GTACCGGGAAAACGTCCTGTGCTCGTGTTATTGCCAATCAAGCG ATTGATTCTTTTGCTGCTGCACGTGACAATGAAATGCATGAAGCTACACGTAGAATATTGTCAGTCTTGTTGAGACAG ATAGATGGCTTTGAGCAGGATAAGAAAGTAGTAGTCATTGCTGCCACAAATAGAAAGGAAGACCTTGATCCTGCATTAATCAG TCGGTTTGATAGTATGATCGCTTTTGGCTTACCTGATCATCGGAATCGTCAGGAAATAGCATCCAAATATGCAAAGCACCTGTCCAAATCCGAACTAGAAGAATTTGCAAGAGTTACTGAAGA tATGTCTGGAAGAGATATTAGAGATGTTTGTCAGCAAGCAGAACGATCGTGGGCGTCAAAG ATTATTCGAGGACAAGTGCCTAAAGAGGGGGAAAAAGCGAAGCTTCCAGCTTTGCAAGAATACATAGAGTGCGCCGAGAGTCGACAGGAGGCGCTGCGTAGTGCTGCCGCAAACAGAAAGCTCTCAACCTCTTCCCACCCCAAGATACTATACTAA
- the LOC106776131 gene encoding cell division control protein 48 homolog D isoform X5 yields MVVIFHNLLQILLHILERRLKPMEVVQTCYYELGTGDNMLSKDINAEDTDLCILIFHSLVGSDKAEIEFIKQGELSPEEVDAFISVLQLAGNKLGQKSTLERKPKEETEKVPSVDKSISDLEGMGVRIYGLDEPVGRSKDAEISWDNIAGYEHQKRLIEDTILLALHSPEVYDDIARGTRHKFESNRPRAVLFEGPPGTGKTSCARVIANQAGVPLLYVPLEAIMSEFYGKSERLLGKVFSLANNLQNGAIIFLDEIDSFAAARDNEMHEATRRILSVLLRQIDGFEQDKKVVVIAATNRKEDLDPALISRFDSMIAFGLPDHRNRQEIASKYAKHLSKSELEEFARVTEDMSGRDIRDVCQQAERSWASKIIRGQVPKEGEKAKLPALQEYIECAESRQEALRSAAANRKLSTSSHPKILY; encoded by the exons ATGGTTGTGATATTTCACAACTTATTGCAAATCTTACTGCACATCTTGGAACGAAGGCTGAAGCCCATGGAGGTGGTTCAGACATGTTATTACGAGCTTGGAACAG GGGATAACATGTTATCGAAAGATATAAATGCAGAAGATACAGATCTATGTATACTCATATTTCATTCTCTCGTTGGCTCAGACAAGGCt GAAATTGAATTCATTAAGCAAGGGGAATTAAGTCCTGAAGAGGTTGATGCTTTCATCTCTGTTTTACAATTAGCTGGTAACAAGCTGGGACAAAAAAGCACCCTGGAAAGAAAACCAAAGGAAGAGACTGAAAAGGTGCCATCTGTAGATAAATCTATTTCTGATCTTGAGGGTATGGGAGTGAGAATTTATGGACTTGATGAACCCGTAGGTAGATCGAAAGATGCTGAGATATCATGGGACAACATTGCTGGTTATGAACATCAAAAACG attaaTAGAAGATACAATACTATTGGCATTGCATAGTCCTGAAGTATATGATGATATTGCCCGAGGGACTCGTCATAAGTTTGAGTCAAACAGACCTAGAGCTGTGCTATTTGAAGGTCCACCTG GTACCGGGAAAACGTCCTGTGCTCGTGTTATTGCCAATCAAGCG GGTGTCCCTTTACTATATGTTCCACTTGAGGCAATAATGTCTGAGTTCTATGGTAAAAGTGAACGTCTTCTAGGGAAAGTGTTTTCGCTTGCAAACAATCTTCAAAATGGTGCTATTATATTTCTGGATGAG ATTGATTCTTTTGCTGCTGCACGTGACAATGAAATGCATGAAGCTACACGTAGAATATTGTCAGTCTTGTTGAGACAG ATAGATGGCTTTGAGCAGGATAAGAAAGTAGTAGTCATTGCTGCCACAAATAGAAAGGAAGACCTTGATCCTGCATTAATCAG TCGGTTTGATAGTATGATCGCTTTTGGCTTACCTGATCATCGGAATCGTCAGGAAATAGCATCCAAATATGCAAAGCACCTGTCCAAATCCGAACTAGAAGAATTTGCAAGAGTTACTGAAGA tATGTCTGGAAGAGATATTAGAGATGTTTGTCAGCAAGCAGAACGATCGTGGGCGTCAAAG ATTATTCGAGGACAAGTGCCTAAAGAGGGGGAAAAAGCGAAGCTTCCAGCTTTGCAAGAATACATAGAGTGCGCCGAGAGTCGACAGGAGGCGCTGCGTAGTGCTGCCGCAAACAGAAAGCTCTCAACCTCTTCCCACCCCAAGATACTATACTAA
- the LOC106775772 gene encoding plant UBX domain-containing protein 4 gives MASRDNKKASRASSSRTGKIRTLSDLNRPSADSDSDSDGPQEYYTGGEKSGMLVQDPSKGNDVDAIFNQARQLGAIERPLDQLQEPPRSTSFTGTGRLLSGETAQPTTNPQPEAVVHNIVFWSNGFTVNDGPLRRLDDPENASFLESIKKSECPKELEPADRRSSVNVNLIRRNENYPEPERQHVPFQGVGRTLGSSSTSVAPDPTVASTPSANLVVDQSLPSTSIQIRLADGTRLISQFNHHHTISDIRAFIDASRPGSGQHYQLQMMGFPPKVLTDETQSIEQAGLANSVVIQKF, from the exons ATGGCCTCGCGGGACAACAAGAAGGCATCGAGGGCGTCGAGCAGCCGAACAGGCAAAATTCGCACTCTCTCCGATCTCAACCGTCCTTCCGCCGATTCCGACAGCGACTCAGATGGCCCTCAGGAGTACTACACCGGCGGCGAGAAGag TGGAATGCTTGTCCAGGATCCTTCAAAGGGAAATGACGTGGATGCAATTTTCAATCAAGCTAGGCAACTTGGTGCTATTGAAAGGCCTCTTGATCAGCTTCAGGAACCTCCAAGGTCAACTAGCTTTACTGGAACTGGCAGGTTACTCTCGGGGGAAACTGCACAGCCTACTACTAACCCGCAACCTGAGGCTGTTGTTCACAACATTGTTTTCTGGAGTAATGGTTTCACTGTAAATGATGGACCTTTGAGGAGATTGGATGATCCTGAAAATGCATCATTTCTGGAG AGCATAAAAAAATCCGAGTGTCCCAAAGAGCTTGAACCTGCAGATAGGAGGTCATCTGTTAACGTTAACCTCATAAGAAGGAATGAGAACTATCCT GAACCCGAAAGGCAGCATGTTCCATTTCAGGGAGTGGGAAGAACTCTTGGAAGCAGCTCTACATCAGTGGCTCCTGACCCAACTGTTGCCTCAACTCCTTCTGCAAATCTGGTTGTTGATCAATCACTGCCGTCAACCTCAATACAAATCAGGTTGGCTGATGGAACCCGCTTGATATCACAATTTAATCATCATCACACTATCAGCGACATCCGTGCCTTCATTGATGCATCTAGACCTGGGAGTGGGCAGCATTATCAACTTCAGATGATGGGTTTCCCCCCAAAGGTTTTAACTGATGAAACTCAGAGCATAGAGCAGGCAGGACTGGCAAATTCAGTTGTTATACAGAAATTCTAG
- the LOC106775771 gene encoding plant UBX domain-containing protein 4-like: MASRDNKKASSSRAGRIRTLADLNRPSADSDSDSDGPQEYYTGGEKSGMLVQDPSKGNDVDAIFNQARQLGAVERPLDQLQEPQRSTSFAGTGRLLSGETAQSTNNQQPESVVHNIVFWSNGFTVNDGPLRRLDDPENASFLESIKKSECPKELEPADRRSSVNVNLIRRNENYPEPAKQHVPFQGVGRTLGSSSTSVPTASSTPPTTVPSPSAGLVVDQSLPSTSIQIRLADGTRLISHFNHHHVISDIRAFIDASRPGNRQNYQLQIMGFPPKVLTDETQTIEQAGLANSVVIQKF; this comes from the exons ATGGCGTCACGGGACAACAAAAAGGCATCGAGCAGCCGAGCAGGCAGGATTCGCACTCTCGCCGATCTGAACCGTCCGTCCGCCGACTCCGACAGCGACTCCGATGGCCCTCAGGAGTACTACACCGGAGGGGAGAAGAG TGGAATGCTTGTCCAGGATCCTTCAAAGGGAAACGACGTGGATGCAATTTTCAATCAAGCTAGGCAACTTGGTGCTGTCGAAAGGCCTCTTGATCAGCTTCAGGAGCCCCAGAGGTCAACTAGCTTTGCTGGAACTGGCAGATTACTCTCGGGGGAAACTGCACAGTCAACAAATAATCAGCAACCCGAGTCTGTTGTTCACAACATTGTTTTCTGGAGTAATGGTTTCACTGTAAACGATGGACCTTTGAGGAGACTGGACGACCCTGAAAATGCTTCTTTTTTAGAG AGTATAAAGAAATCTGAGTGTCCCAAAGAGCTTGAACCTGCAGATAGGAGGTCATCTGTTAATGTTAACCTCATAAGGAGGAATGAGAATTATCCT GAACCCGCAAAGCAGCATGTTCCATTTCAGGGAGTGGGAAGAACTCTTGGAAGCAGCTCTACATCCGTGCCAACTGCTTCCTCAACACCTCCGACCACTGTGCCATCTCCTTCTGCGGGCCTGGTTGTTGATCAATCACTGCCATCGACCTCAATACAAATTAGGTTGGCTGATGGAACCCGCTTGATATCCCATTTTAATCATCACCACGTGATCAGTGACATCCGAGCCTTCATTGATGCATCTAGACCTGGTAATCGGCAGAATTATCAACTTCAGATAATGGGTTTCCCCCCAAAGGTTCTAACTGATGAAACTCAGACCATAGAACAGGCAGGACTGGCAAATTCAGTTGTCATACAGAAATTCTAG